A stretch of DNA from Microlunatus capsulatus:
TTGTAGACCCCGCCCTCGGCCTCCTTCTTGCCGAGCACCCCGAGGATCGCCGCGTGCCGGGCCTCGACCCCGAAGATGCTCGCGGCCGCGGTCAGCAGACCCTTCTCCTTGAGCAGGCTCGGGGCGGCGCCCAGGTAGGCCGACACCCCCAGGT
This window harbors:
- a CDS encoding ferritin-like domain-containing protein; this encodes LGVSAYLGAAPSLLKEKGLLTAAASIFGVEARHAAILGVLGKKEAEGGVYKGAFEKPATRASVLKAASPFLVKAQTL